The Rhododendron vialii isolate Sample 1 chromosome 6a, ASM3025357v1 genome includes a window with the following:
- the LOC131328357 gene encoding uncharacterized protein LOC131328357 isoform X2, with product MQRWWWWWWWWWQAMTGGRCHRRRKMMGRGADGGCGTEEKPCPISRVPSKILSKESDNFEEQTTTALDFYTQARKALCQRSPFDAEDAQVSSSSTVFTLPSGLASCFLSRHLDGRKRHKKSHSSGVEAKSSGAAGGSVEKPNKLNIWVETEEYFRELKVDDIDKLHEFWSLVFSDSHKSFSIPVIGNVVVVNEVNGVNANAVGSDCGVFVKEEEEVVVKEEKEEEEEEVEHFMEVDSVGADILLQEEKGCSSLSQCSSGVEWLLGSKSKIHLTSERPSKKRKLLGGDAGLEKLLVACPVDGLSSLCHYCSLGDTGNQLNRLIVCSACNAAVHQRCYGVQDDVAASWLCSWCKQRNAVQSSDRPCLLCPKPGGALKPVGKRGVGNESGGCMEFAHLFCCQWMPEVYIQDMRLMEPVMNIEEIKQTRKKLICYLCKVKCGTCIRCSNGTCRTSFHPICAREARHRMEIWGKLGCDDVELRAFCSKHSEVQNGCSTQQSGDMSMTVASDSTITKDQLVTPTVNKPHKFKVGRKNGDKISVQIEATDLDVKKLGNAMLHGGLSDARSNSMLQPGCGNAQQPASTVTLGRSLSDDVITSDSLDFTGILKKLIDRRKVNMKDVASEIGIPPDSLASMLADNCVVPDLRSKIVTWLKKHAYIGNLKKNLKVKIKSSFASKDGMGAAEGSDAVLVSESDSPEVVPVKSVPPRRRTKSNIRVLKENKVICSSREKISDEEIIVDEADRGHLISEDASYTTKEVVFDVTKENLNHEVVHNSLDNSSPTHEGGRGQWDAISEQNVTSNSDPDNTLCSGVKNNIRDPIKAEAVFSSYIHPLIRDKMMIVQNAVLSSNAASECHDDLICKVAKGLPQEIDAIAKQKWDAVLVNQYLSELREAKKRGRKERRHKEAQAVLAAATAAAAASLRISSQRKDAPDEENLLKANHSTGRPGLYSQQMPRAKETLSKLAVPRVSSQIKSDFGAISGFSKEHPRTCDICRRSETFLNQIVVCSSCKVAIHLDCYRSVNDSTGPWYCELCEDLLSSRSSGAPAMNSWEKPYFSPECGLCGGSAGAFRKSTDGQWVHAFCAEWVLEATFRRGQVNPVEGMESVLKGSDICYICHRKQGVCIKCNYGHCQSTFHPTCARTASCYMNMKTSGSKLQHKAYCEKHSSEQRAKAETQGHGVEELKSLKKIRVELERLRLLCERIIKREKVKRELVFCSHEELAAKRDAVALSALVRTPFFPTEVSSESATTSLKGSGSEAIHRSDDITIDSTVSGKRRIKIPVSMDSDQKTDDSSTSQNLFMQKPRERVSFAGKQIPHRPSFVASENLLDDGEKKSNGRKHTETFEKELVMTSDQASVKNQRLPKGFVYVPIRCLSKEKESDPDSYSGKPLERNG from the exons AtgcagcggtggtggtggtggtggtggtggtggtggcaggcGATGACCGGAGGCCGATGTCACCGCCGAAGGAAGATGATGGGTAGGGGTGCGGACGGAGGTTGCGGCACCGAGGAGAAGCCTTGCCCAATTTCTAGGGTTCCTTCCAAAATTTTGTCGAAAGAAAGCGACAATTTCGAAGAACAAACAACGACAGCCTTAGATTTCTACACTCAGGCTCGGAAGGCGCTGTGCCAACGCTCGCCGTTTGACGCTGAGGATGCTCaggtatcttcttcttctaccgTCTTCACTCTCCCCAGTGGTCTGGCCAGTTGCTTCTTGTCGAGGCATTTGGATGGTCGTAAGCGGCACAAGAAGTCTCATTCGTCCGGCGTGGAGGCCAAGTCCTCAGGGGCAGCAGGAGGCAGCGTAGAGAAGCCGAATAAGTTGAACATTTGGGTTGAGACTGAGGAGTACTTCAGGGAATTGAAAGTAGATGATATTGACAAGTTGCATGAGTTCTGGTCTTTAGTTTTTTCAGATAGTCACAAGTCTTTCTCAATCCCAGTTATAGGAAATGTAGTCGTTGTGAACGAGGTAAATGGTGTGAATGCAAATGCGGTCGGTTCTGACTGTGGGGTGTTTGttaaagaggaggaggaggtggtggttaaggaggagaaggaggaggaggaggaggaggttgagCATTTCATGGAAGTTGATAGTGTTGGAGCTGATATTTTGCTTCAAGAAGAGAAGGGTTGCTCTTCTTTGTCGCAGTGCAGTAGTGGCGTAGAGTGGCTTTTAGGTTCAAAGAGCAAGATACATCTCACCTCTGAGAGGCCTTCGAAGAAACGGAAGCTCTTGGGTGGGGATGCAGGGTTAGAGAAGCTTCTTGTTGCTTGTCCAGTTGATGGGTTGTCATCGTTGTGCCACTATTGTAGCTTGGGTGACACGGGCAATCAGTTGAACAGATTGATTGTTTGCAGTGCATGTAATGCAGCAGTTCATCAGAGATGTTATGGTGTGCAGGATGATGTAGCGGCATCTTGGTTGTGCTCTTGGTGTAAGCAGAGGAATGCAGTCCAAAGCTCGGACAGACCTTGCTTGCTGTGTCCAAAGCCGGGTGGTGCTTTAAAACCTGTTGGCAAGAGAGGCGTCGGAAATGAAAGTGGTGGCTGTATGGAGTTCGCTCATTTGTTTTGCTGTCAATGGATGCCGGAGGTCTATATTCAGGATATGAGATTAATGGAGCCTGTTATGAATATTGAGGAAATAAAGCAAACAAGGAAAAAACTGATTTGTTACTTGTGCAAGGTGAAGTGTGGTACCTGTATCCGGTGTAGCAATG GAACTTGCAGAACTTCATTTCATCCTATTTGTGCAAGGGAGGCAAGGCACAGAATGGAGATTTGGGGAAAATTGGGATGTGATGAT GTTGAGTTACGGGCCTTTTGCTCAAAGCATTCAGAAGTCCAGAATGGTTGCAGCACCCAACAGTCAGGAGATATGTCTATGACAGTTGCCTCTGATTCAACCATTACGAAGGATCAACTAGTGACGCCAACAGTgaacaaaccacacaaatttAAAGTTGGCCGGAAAAATGGAGATAAGATCTCTGTCCAAATAGAAGCTACTGATCTTGATGTAAAGAAGTTGGGGAATGCTATGCTACACGGGGGACTGTCAGATGCCAGATCAAATTCTATGCTGCAGCCTGGATGTGGTAATGCACAGCAACCTGCTAGTACAGTGACATTGGGCAGGAGCCTTAGTGATGATGTTATCACATCCGATTCTCTAGATTTTACAgggattttgaaaaag CTAATTGACAGACGAAAAGTCAATATGAAGGATGTTGCCTCAGAGATTGGCATTCCACCTGACTCATTAGCCTCAATGCTTGCT GACAATTGTGTGGTCCCAGACTTGCGTTCCAAAATTGTGACATGGTTAAAAAAACATGCTTATATTGGTAATTTAaagaaaaatctgaaagttaagATCAAGTCCTCATTTGCGTCAAAGGATGGCATGGGGGCTGCTGAAGGTTCTGATGCTGTCTTGGTTTCGGAGTCAGATAGCCCGGAGGTTGTTCCTGTTAAGTCTGTACCACCAAGGAGAAGAACCAAAAGCAACATTAGAGTTCTGAAGGAGAACAAGGTAATTTGCTCATCGAGGGAAAAGATTAGTGACGAAGAAATAATAGTTGATGAAGCTGATAGAGGTCATTTGATCAGTGAAGATGCAAGCTATACAACTAAAGAAGTTGTTTTTGATGTCACCAAGGAG AATTTGAATCATGAAGTGGTTCACAATTCATTGGATAACAGTTCACCTACACACGAAG GTGGTCGAGGACAGTGGGATGCTATCTCTGAGCAGAATGTGACCTCAAATTCAGATCCAGACAATACTTTATGCTCTGGAGTTAAGAACAATATACGTGATCCCAT AAAAGCTGAGGCAGTGTTCAGTTCTTACATTCACCCACTTATCCGCGACAAAATGATGATAGTGCAGAATGCGGTGCTTTCAAGTAATGCAGCATCTGAATGTCATG ATGATTTAATTTGCAAGGTCGCGAAGGGTCTACCACAGGAGATTGATGCCATTGCCAAGCAAAAATGGGATGCTGTACTTGTCAACCAGTATCTTTCCGAGCTTAGAGAAGCGAAAAAACGaggaaggaaagagagaaggCACAAGGAAGCGCAGGCTGTGCTAGCTGCTGCAACTGCTGCCGCTGCAGCTTCATTGAGGATCTCTTCGCAAAGGAAAGATGCGCCAGATGAAGAG AATCTATTGAAAGCGAACCATTCGACTGGAAGACCTGGGCTTTACTCTCAGCAGATGCCACGGGCGAAGGAGACACTTTCAAAGTTGGCTGTTCCACGGGTTTCATCACAAATAAAATCTGATTTTGGAGCAATCTCAGGTTTTTCTAAAGAACATCCAAGGACTTGTGACATCTGCCGACGGTCTGAGACATTTCTCAACCAGATCGTAGTGTGTTCGAGTTGCAAG GTTGCGATTCATTTGGATTGCTATCGTAGTGTTAATGATTCTACGGGTCCATGGTACTGTGAATTATGCGAGGATTTATTGTCATCAAGAAGTTCTGGAGCTCCAGCTATGAATTCTTGGGAAAAGCCTTATTTTTCTCCAGAATGTGGTTTATGTGGTGGCAGTGCTGGTGCTTTTAGGAAGTCAACTGATGGTCAATGGGTCCATGCCTTCTGTGCTGAG TGGGTTTTAGAAGCAACATTCAGAAGGGGACAAGTGAATCCTGTTGAGGGAATG GAGTCAGTCTTGAAGGGGAGTGACATTTGTTACATCTGTCATCGCAAACAAGGTGTCTGCATAAAG TGCAATTATGGCCACTGTCAGAGCACTTTTCACCCCACCTGTGCTAGAACTGCTTCTTGTTACATGAATATGAAGACAAGTGGTAGCAAGTTGCAACACAAGGCGTATTGTGAAAAGCATAGCTCGGAGCAGAGAGCTAAG GCGGAGACTCAAGGGCATGGAGTTGAAGAATTGAAAAGTCTTAAGAAAATTAGG GTTGAATTGGAGAGACTACGTCTGCTTTGCGAGAGAATTATCAAGCGAGAGAAAGTGAAG CGTGAGTTGGTCTTCTGCTCGCATGAAGAACTTGCAGCGAAGAGAGACGCTGTTGCTTTGTCTGCTCTTGTTCGTACTCCTTTTTTCCCAACTGAAGTTAGTTCAGAATCAGCTACGACATCCCTTAAAGGGTCAGGCAGTGAAGCAATCCATAGATCAGATGACATAACTATTGACAGCACAGTTTCGGGTAAACGTCGTATTAAGATTCCCGTGTCTATGGACAGTGACCAAAAGACTGATGACAGCTCTACATCACAAAACCTTTTTATGCAAAAACCAAGAGAGAGGGTGTCGTTTGCTGGAAAACAAATCCCTCATAGACCATCATTTGTTGCGTCTGAGAATCTTTTGGATGATGGGGAGAAGAAGTCAAATGGTAGAAAG CATacagaaacatttgaaaaggagCTTGTAATGACATCAGATCAGGCATCTGTGAAGAATCAGCGATTACCTAAAGGATTTGTTTATGTTCCTATTCGATGTCTTTCAAAGGAGAAAGAGTCTGACCCGGATTCATATTCTGGCAAACCATTGGAACGTAATGGGTAA